AAAATTCGAGCGTACCAAGCCGCACGTGAACGTGGGCACGATCGGTCACGTGGACCATGGCAAGACGACGCTGACGGCGGCGATCACGCAGGCGCTGGCGAAGAAGGGGCAGGCGGAGTTTCGCAGCTTCGACTCCATCGACAACGCTCCCGAGGAGCGCGAGCGCGGCATCACGATCGCGACGGCGCACGTGGAGTACCAGACGGACGCGCGGCACTACGCGCACGTGGACTGTCCGGGCCACGCGGACTACGTGAAGAAC
This portion of the bacterium genome encodes:
- a CDS encoding GTP-binding protein, yielding MAKAKFERTKPHVNVGTIGHVDHGKTTLTAAITQALAKKGQAEFRSFDSIDNAPEERERGITIATAHVEYQTDARHYAHVDCPGHADYVKN